In Paraflavitalea devenefica, the following are encoded in one genomic region:
- the acs gene encoding acetate--CoA ligase, producing MSYPYQIRSAEQYQAAYKKSVDDPEAFWGDIASHFQWHKPWDKVLEWDFKKPTIKWFSGAQLNITENCIDRHLEKLGNKPAIIWEPNDPEEYHRVLTYRELYNKVVQFANVLKNNGVRKGDRVCIYMGMVPELAIAILACARIGAIHSVVFGGFSAQSIADRLQDAKAEYVVTSDGAYRGNKDIPLKSVIDDALVQCPFVKRVIVLTRTRTAVSMIKGRDVWWEDEVRKVETQGNPDCPAEVMDAEDMLFILYTSGSTGKPKGVVHTCGGYMIYTNYSFVNVFQYQPGDVYFCTADIGWITGHSYIVYGPLSAGATTLMFEGVPTWPDAGRFWDIVDKYKVNILYTAPTAIRSLMGFGLGPVEKHDLSSLKVLGTVGEPINEEAWHWYDEHIGKKKCPIVDTWWQTETGGMLISNMAGVTPAKPSFATLPLPGVQPILVDENGKEVTGNGVSGNLCIKFPWPGMLRTTYGDHERCRQNYFATYDNLYFTGDGCLRDEQGNYRITGRVDDVLNVSGHRIGTAEVENAINMHTGVVESAVVGYPHDIKGQGIYAFVIFQGSKQDDKLTRQDITQTVSRIIGPIAKPDKIQFVSGLPKTRSGKIMRRILRKIAEGETDKLGDTSTLLDPAVVDEIKNGKL from the coding sequence ATGTCATATCCTTACCAGATCAGATCAGCAGAACAATATCAGGCAGCCTATAAGAAGAGTGTTGATGATCCCGAAGCATTCTGGGGTGATATCGCCTCCCATTTCCAATGGCACAAGCCCTGGGATAAAGTACTGGAATGGGATTTTAAGAAGCCCACGATCAAATGGTTCAGCGGAGCCCAATTGAATATTACGGAGAATTGTATTGACCGCCACCTGGAAAAGCTTGGTAACAAGCCGGCCATTATCTGGGAGCCCAATGATCCGGAGGAATATCACCGTGTACTCACTTACCGCGAACTGTATAATAAGGTAGTGCAGTTTGCCAATGTGCTTAAAAATAATGGAGTCCGCAAGGGCGATCGTGTTTGTATTTATATGGGGATGGTACCCGAGCTGGCTATTGCCATACTGGCCTGCGCCCGGATAGGTGCTATTCATTCCGTAGTATTCGGCGGCTTCAGCGCCCAAAGCATTGCCGACCGCTTGCAGGATGCGAAAGCGGAGTATGTAGTTACCAGTGATGGCGCTTACCGCGGCAATAAGGACATCCCGCTAAAGAGCGTTATTGATGATGCCCTGGTACAATGCCCCTTTGTAAAGCGGGTGATCGTTTTAACCCGCACCCGTACAGCGGTATCCATGATCAAGGGTCGTGATGTGTGGTGGGAAGATGAAGTAAGGAAGGTGGAAACACAGGGCAATCCCGATTGTCCGGCCGAAGTGATGGATGCGGAAGACATGTTGTTTATCCTGTACACTTCCGGCTCCACCGGCAAACCCAAAGGGGTAGTGCATACCTGTGGCGGGTACATGATCTATACCAATTATTCTTTTGTAAACGTATTCCAGTACCAGCCGGGTGATGTGTATTTCTGTACGGCAGATATCGGTTGGATCACCGGGCATAGCTATATTGTGTATGGGCCTTTGAGTGCGGGCGCTACAACGCTGATGTTTGAAGGGGTGCCTACCTGGCCTGATGCCGGCCGCTTCTGGGATATTGTAGATAAGTATAAAGTAAATATCCTTTATACAGCGCCTACCGCTATCCGTAGCCTGATGGGCTTTGGACTGGGGCCGGTAGAGAAGCATGACCTCAGCTCCTTAAAAGTACTGGGCACCGTGGGTGAGCCGATCAATGAAGAAGCCTGGCATTGGTATGATGAGCATATCGGTAAAAAGAAATGCCCCATTGTAGATACCTGGTGGCAAACAGAAACCGGGGGTATGCTGATCTCTAATATGGCTGGCGTTACACCTGCCAAGCCCTCTTTTGCCACCCTACCGCTGCCGGGTGTACAACCCATCCTGGTAGATGAGAATGGCAAGGAAGTAACAGGCAATGGCGTGAGTGGTAACCTTTGTATTAAATTCCCCTGGCCAGGCATGTTGCGCACCACCTATGGTGATCATGAGCGTTGCCGCCAGAACTATTTTGCTACCTACGATAATTTATACTTTACGGGCGATGGCTGCCTGCGTGATGAACAGGGCAATTATCGCATAACCGGCCGGGTGGATGATGTGCTCAACGTGAGTGGTCACCGCATCGGTACCGCGGAAGTGGAGAATGCCATCAACATGCATACGGGCGTAGTGGAAAGTGCCGTAGTAGGCTATCCCCACGATATTAAAGGGCAGGGTATTTACGCCTTTGTGATCTTCCAGGGCAGTAAGCAGGATGATAAGTTAACCAGGCAGGATATTACACAAACTGTTTCCCGTATTATAGGTCCCATTGCCAAGCCGGATAAGATCCAGTTTGTAAGTGGCCTGCCCAAGACAAGAAGCGGTAAGATCATGCGGAGAATACTGCGTAAGATTGCGGAAGGCGAAACGGATAAACTGGGCGATACTTCTACCCTGCTGGACCCTGCTGTAGTGGATGAGATCAAGAACGGAAAGTTATAA
- a CDS encoding MFS transporter, giving the protein MNKTTAAPAAIIRQVIIASSVGTMIEWYDFYIFGMLAKTISTQFFPEGNATAALLSTLAIFAAGFIVRPFGALVFGRLGDLIGRKYTFLLTLILMGGSTFLIGLVPGYKSIGMAAPLLVLTLRLVQGLALGGEYGGAATYVAEFSPPNKRGYYTSWIQTTATLGLFVALGVIMLVKLNMTDEQFNAPWGGWRYPFWVSIFLVIVSIYIRMKMEESPLFSKLKKEGKTSTNPLKESFRHKANFKMVLLALFGAVMGQGVIWYTGQFYAQSFLETKCSMGFEQSRTIMLWAIAFATPFFLLFGWLSDRIGRKWIMLGGMLLGVLLYRPIFTTFLKDTDIKEWQKTQNTILKKETSVSVHKTDSVWQVTTQYETPDGAKFTKTVTDTLTAARPVMYQATETPKNTVYSNKEVNGTTYIKFIFLVWIMIVLVTMVYGPIAAFLVEMFPTKIRYTSMSLPYHIGNGVFGGLVPFIGLLLTTTYPKDPLVGLWYPIGIAALCFIIGSIYLNNRIDKDVTD; this is encoded by the coding sequence ATGAATAAAACGACTGCTGCCCCGGCGGCAATAATCCGTCAGGTCATCATTGCATCCTCCGTAGGTACCATGATTGAATGGTATGACTTCTACATCTTCGGGATGCTTGCCAAAACCATCAGTACACAATTCTTTCCGGAGGGCAATGCTACAGCCGCCCTGCTCAGTACCCTGGCTATCTTTGCCGCAGGGTTTATCGTTCGTCCCTTTGGGGCCCTGGTCTTTGGCCGCCTGGGCGACCTGATAGGCCGTAAGTACACCTTCCTGCTCACCCTTATATTAATGGGAGGCTCTACCTTCCTCATCGGCCTGGTGCCCGGCTATAAAAGCATCGGTATGGCTGCTCCCTTGCTGGTATTGACACTGAGATTGGTTCAGGGCCTGGCCTTAGGTGGTGAATACGGCGGCGCGGCAACTTATGTAGCAGAATTTTCTCCTCCCAATAAACGGGGCTATTATACCAGTTGGATACAAACCACCGCTACCCTGGGCTTATTCGTTGCACTGGGCGTAATCATGCTGGTAAAGCTCAATATGACCGATGAGCAGTTCAATGCTCCCTGGGGCGGCTGGCGCTATCCGTTCTGGGTGTCCATCTTCCTCGTGATCGTTTCCATTTATATACGGATGAAAATGGAAGAATCGCCTTTGTTCAGCAAACTGAAAAAGGAAGGCAAAACTTCTACCAACCCGCTGAAAGAAAGCTTCCGGCATAAGGCTAATTTTAAAATGGTACTGCTGGCGCTGTTTGGCGCAGTGATGGGGCAGGGCGTTATCTGGTATACCGGCCAGTTCTATGCCCAAAGTTTCCTGGAAACAAAATGCAGTATGGGCTTTGAGCAAAGCCGTACCATCATGTTATGGGCCATCGCTTTTGCCACCCCGTTCTTCCTGCTCTTTGGCTGGCTGAGTGACAGGATCGGCCGGAAATGGATCATGCTGGGAGGGATGTTGCTGGGTGTACTATTATACCGGCCTATCTTCACTACCTTCTTAAAAGATACCGATATCAAAGAATGGCAAAAAACGCAGAACACCATTCTTAAGAAAGAGACAAGTGTATCCGTGCATAAAACAGATTCTGTATGGCAGGTAACTACCCAATACGAAACGCCTGATGGTGCCAAATTTACCAAGACCGTAACAGATACATTAACAGCAGCAAGGCCTGTAATGTACCAGGCGACGGAGACCCCTAAAAATACCGTGTACAGCAATAAAGAGGTCAATGGCACCACTTATATTAAATTCATTTTCCTGGTATGGATAATGATCGTACTGGTAACCATGGTATATGGTCCCATTGCCGCTTTCCTGGTAGAAATGTTCCCCACCAAAATACGTTATACCTCCATGAGCCTGCCCTACCATATCGGCAATGGCGTATTTGGCGGACTGGTCCCTTTCATCGGTTTATTATTGACCACTACCTATCCCAAAGATCCGCTGGTAGGTCTTTGGTATCCCATTGGTATTGCCGCCCTGTGCTTCATCATCGGCAGTATTTACCTCAATAACAGAATTGATAAAGACGTAACTGATTAA
- a CDS encoding DUF6814 family protein, whose product MNTTKKLLGIVWLLLAPVVIYFLLQGAITHIDPAGKKDINNPVIWVIIITIFTPIAIGLMIFGYYAWKGEYEHLPENSEEV is encoded by the coding sequence ATGAATACAACAAAGAAATTATTAGGCATCGTATGGCTGTTGCTGGCGCCCGTGGTCATTTACTTTTTACTGCAGGGTGCTATTACCCATATTGATCCCGCAGGAAAGAAAGACATTAACAACCCGGTAATATGGGTGATCATTATTACCATCTTCACACCTATTGCCATTGGCCTGATGATCTTTGGCTACTATGCATGGAAGGGAGAATATGAACACCTGCCGGAGAACTCGGAAGAAGTATAA